Sequence from the Pedobacter sp. D749 genome:
CACTTGTAGGGATTCGAACCCCAAACCTTCTCATCCGTAGTGAGATGCTCTATCCAATTGAGCTACAAATGCGTTTCCGTATCGTTAACGGACTGCAAAGGTATAATTTGATATTTTAATTTCCAATTAAATTTTAAAAAATCTTAAAATAATTCTTTGCAGAATTTGCTTTATGCTGCTAACACATCATTAATTGCTTTAAAATCAGGCAAATCCTTTGCATTTCCCAAAACTTCAGCATAAGCAATTTTTCCTTCTTCATCGATCACAAAAGCTGCTCTTTTAGAAACACCTCTTAATCCGAAGACAAATTCATCGTAAAACGCACCATACGCTGCCGATACTTCTTTGTTAAAATCAGACAATAATGGAAACTGGTAACTTTGTACTTCTTTAAATTTAGCCAAAGAGAAAGGAGAATCAACAGATATGCCAATTACCTGTGCATCTATTCCTTCATAATAACTGAAATTATCGCGCATGGTACACAACTGCTCGGTACACGTTCCGGTAAAAGCCATTGGAAAAAAGTGAATAATTACTTTTTTGCCTTTAAAGCCTGAAAGAGAAATCTCTGTTAAATCAGAACTGTATAATTTAAAATCAGGGGCGATATCGCCAACTTGTAATGCCATTTGTACTTTTTTTTTATAGGTTAAATATATTTAATTCGTTCTGTTGTTCATTAGACATTTGTTCATTCGTGTTACATTAGCCTAATGAACCAATGACAAATGAACTAATTTGCTTTATCCATTTGCTGCTCCAAAATTAACAATCCTTCTTCAAAAGAATGCGGATTGTATCCTAAATCTTTAATGGCCTTATCCAGCACAAATCCTGTTTTTACAGGCCTTTTAGCAGCTTGGTTTAAACTTGCCGAACTTATTTCATTAATAAACGAGTCATCCAGCTTCCAATAGCCGGCAACTTTCCGCACTAAATCGGCAATGCTCATATAATCTTTACCCGATATGTGGTAAATCCCCTTAGCATCTTTTTCAACAGCCAGCAGGCAGGCCTCTGCCAGATCTTCGGCCAAGGTCGGCATGCGCCATTGGTCATTCACCACATTTATGGGTGATGCTTTTTCTAATACTCCCTTAGCCCAAAGCACAATATTACTCCGGCTCATATCATTACTAATACCATACACTAATATTGTTCTTAAAATAGCGCAATTTGCATTAGATTTTTTGATCAGTTCTTCAGCCAGCACCTTAGATTTACCATAATAACTGACCGGATTTACAGCATCTTCCTCTTTATAAGGCCCGTCTAGTCCATCAAAAACAAAATCGGTGCTCAAATGAATCAACTGGATATTTTTTTCCTCACACATAGATAACAAGGTTCCAACTGCATCAACATTTAACCGATGGCAAAGCTCCTTATTTGCCTCACAGGTATCTACATTAGTCATTGCAGCAGTATGTATAACCGCGTCAGGACGATATTTTTCAATAACCTCTTTCACCTGTTCAGGCTTTAAGATATCCATTTCTGCATACTCATATCCTTCTTTAACAGGATAACGGTTTACACCTACCGATGTAGCTATCAGATTTACCCGTCCCTCAAGCAACACTTTTTCTGTAATTTTTTGTCCCAAAAGACCATTGCTACCGGTTGTTAAAATGGTTTTCATATCCCCTATTTAGACCTCTAAATTATCTATTAAAGTCATCTTAAAAAATTTTATAATATATATTTAAAATTCAGCAAGAATAACTTAACTTTGCCAACCGAATTGGAGCCCCTATAAACAGCTTTAATTCATTGACTGTAATAAATTTACTCACAACAGATATGCCTAACTTAGGAAAAATAGCACAAATTATCGGCCCAGTGGTTGACGTTAGCTTTGCTGATGATGCCCATCTACCTAAAATTTTTGATGCGTTAGAGATAACGAAAGAAAATGGACAAAAAATTGTTTTAGAAGTTCAACAGCACTTAGGTGAAGACCGTGTACGTGCAATTTCAATGGACTCTACAGATGGTTTAGTTCGTGGAATGAAGGTTCTTGATACTGGTTCAGCAATTAAGATGCCAGTAGGCGATCAAATTAAAGGTCGTTTATTTAATGTAGTTGGTGAAGCGATTGACGGTATTACAGCTGTTGATAAAACTGATGGTCGTCCTATCCACGCTACTCCTCCTAAGTTCGAAGATTTATCTACTGAAACTGAAGTACTTTTTACAGGTATCAAAGTAATCGATTTATTAGAGCCTTATGCTAAAGGCGGTAAAATCGGTTTGTTCGGTGGTGCTGGTGTAGGTAAAACAGTATTGATTATGGAGTTGGTTAACAACATCGCGAAAGCTTATGCTGGTTTATCAGTATTCGCAGGTGTTGGTGAGCGTACTCGTGAGGGTAACGATTTACTTCGTGAGTTTATCGAATCAGGTGTAATCAACTATGGTGACGAATTCTTACACTCAATGGAAAAAGGTGGATGGGATTTGAAAGCTGTTGATACTGAAAAATTAAAAGAATCTAAAGCAACATTGGTTTTCGGACAAATGAACGAGCCTCCTGGTGCACGTGCGCGTGTAGCATTATCAGGATTAACTGTTGCAGAATATTTCCGTGATGGTGATGGCGAAGGCGCTGGAAAAGATATCCTTTTCTTCGTTGATAATATCTTCCGTTTTACACAGGCAGGTTCAGAGGTATCGGCTCTACTAGGTCGTATGCCATCAGCTGTAGGTTACCAACCAACATTGGCAACTGAAATGGGTTTAATGCAGGAACGTATTACTTCAACAAAACGTGGATCAATTACATCAGTACAAGCGGTATATGTACCTGCGGATGATTTAACTGACCCGGCTCCCGCAACAACTTTTGCCCACTTAGATGCAACTACAGTACTTTCGCGTAAAATTGCCGAGTTAGGTATTTACCCTGCAGTAGATCCATTGGATTCTACTTCACGTATCCTTTCTCCAGCTGTTTTAGGTGATGAGCACTATAACACTGCACAACGTGTTAAAGAAACTTTACAACGTTACAAAGAATTACAAGATATCATCGCGATCTTAGGTATGGACGAATTATCTGAAGAAGATAAATTAGTCGTATCAAGAGCACGTCGTGTTCAGCGTTTCTTATCTCAACCTTTCCACGTAGCTGAGCAATTTACAGGCTTAAAAGGCGTATTGGTTGACATTAAAGATACCATCAAAGGATTTAACATGATCATGGATGGTGAAGTTGATGAGTACCCTGAAGCTGCATTTAACTTGGTTGGTAGCATTGAAGATGCAATCGAAAAAGGTAAAAAATTATTAGCAGAAGCGAACTAGTATCGAGATTTGAGTATTAAGTATCAAGACTGAAATACAATCTTGATACTTGATACTAAGTACCAGATACTCCAATCTAAAAAGAATGAATTTAGAAATATTAACTCCAGATAAAAAAGTTTTCGAAGGTGAAGTAACAGCAGTTACGGTTCCTGGTACTTTAGGTTCTTTTCAGATTTTAAAAGACCATGCCGCCATTATATCTACTTTAGAAGATGGAGAAGTTATTATAAAAGCAAATAAAGCTGATGAGCAACGCTTTTTTATTAAAGGCGGCGTTGTTGAGGCCATCCACAACAAAATTGTTGTTTTAGCTGAAGGTATCGCTTAAGCAAAATAATTAACTCATTTAGAAAGCCTTCTGATTTTAAATCAGGAGGCTTTTTGTTTAACTTAGTATTTCAAACCAATCATAACCAGAATTAAAGTTTAAAAAATATTTAGAGATTGTTTAAAATCGATCCGTCACCCTGAACTGTAGCGAAGCGGAAAGCCACGAAGTAAACCGAGCCTTAAGCGAGCTCACCGAAAGTAATTTATTTCAGGGTCTATGTTAAACACTAATTTTTCTTTACATTTTCTCACAAAAAACCTGCTCAAATTTTCAATTTTTAGCGCATGTCTGGGCATTTTAGGCAGAAAAACAGAATATTTATAAT
This genomic interval carries:
- the atpC gene encoding ATP synthase F1 subunit epsilon, producing the protein MNLEILTPDKKVFEGEVTAVTVPGTLGSFQILKDHAAIISTLEDGEVIIKANKADEQRFFIKGGVVEAIHNKIVVLAEGIA
- a CDS encoding SDR family oxidoreductase, whose protein sequence is MKTILTTGSNGLLGQKITEKVLLEGRVNLIATSVGVNRYPVKEGYEYAEMDILKPEQVKEVIEKYRPDAVIHTAAMTNVDTCEANKELCHRLNVDAVGTLLSMCEEKNIQLIHLSTDFVFDGLDGPYKEEDAVNPVSYYGKSKVLAEELIKKSNANCAILRTILVYGISNDMSRSNIVLWAKGVLEKASPINVVNDQWRMPTLAEDLAEACLLAVEKDAKGIYHISGKDYMSIADLVRKVAGYWKLDDSFINEISSASLNQAAKRPVKTGFVLDKAIKDLGYNPHSFEEGLLILEQQMDKAN
- a CDS encoding redoxin domain-containing protein — encoded protein: MALQVGDIAPDFKLYSSDLTEISLSGFKGKKVIIHFFPMAFTGTCTEQLCTMRDNFSYYEGIDAQVIGISVDSPFSLAKFKEVQSYQFPLLSDFNKEVSAAYGAFYDEFVFGLRGVSKRAAFVIDEEGKIAYAEVLGNAKDLPDFKAINDVLAA
- the atpD gene encoding F0F1 ATP synthase subunit beta, with amino-acid sequence MPNLGKIAQIIGPVVDVSFADDAHLPKIFDALEITKENGQKIVLEVQQHLGEDRVRAISMDSTDGLVRGMKVLDTGSAIKMPVGDQIKGRLFNVVGEAIDGITAVDKTDGRPIHATPPKFEDLSTETEVLFTGIKVIDLLEPYAKGGKIGLFGGAGVGKTVLIMELVNNIAKAYAGLSVFAGVGERTREGNDLLREFIESGVINYGDEFLHSMEKGGWDLKAVDTEKLKESKATLVFGQMNEPPGARARVALSGLTVAEYFRDGDGEGAGKDILFFVDNIFRFTQAGSEVSALLGRMPSAVGYQPTLATEMGLMQERITSTKRGSITSVQAVYVPADDLTDPAPATTFAHLDATTVLSRKIAELGIYPAVDPLDSTSRILSPAVLGDEHYNTAQRVKETLQRYKELQDIIAILGMDELSEEDKLVVSRARRVQRFLSQPFHVAEQFTGLKGVLVDIKDTIKGFNMIMDGEVDEYPEAAFNLVGSIEDAIEKGKKLLAEAN